Below is a genomic region from Actinomadura sp. NAK00032.
CTCCAGCGCGCCGGCCCGGACGCGGTCGAGCGCCGCAGTGAGCCGGCCCCGGTACCGTCCGAACCGGGGGAGTGCGGCGGCCAGATCGGCGATGACGGCCTCGGCGCGCCGGTCCAGGTCGGCGAACCTTTCCAGGACGCGGGCGTCGTAGGACGGGTCGGAGTGGTCGTTCGGCGTCGCCATGCCGTCCACGGTGCGCAGTTGCCAGGCCGAGCACAGGTCCAGCAGTTCCGGATTGAGCACCATGAACTTCTCGTACGCGGCGGTCAGCGCGTCTCGGGCGCCGGCGGTGCCGAGTTCGCGGGTGATGCGCCGGGCGTCCTCGGCGCGGCCGGACTCGGTGAGCCCCCATGCCCCGGACGTCCGCGTCACCAGCCCCGCCGTGGCGAGGTCGATCAGGTACGACTCCGCGTCGAGGTCGGGGAGGCCGGCGGCGTCGGCGACCCGGGGCAACTCGGCGTATCCGATGCAGCGCAGGACGTGCAGCACGGCCGATTCGTCGGAGCTTGTCATGCCTCTTCCGTTCCGGTGTGTCGTTCGGCCAGGGAGGGTGCGGTCGCTGCGGCGTGCGCGGCGCCCCTCCCGGCGGCGCGCGCGATGATCGTCCCGTCCTGGACGCGTACGGCGGTCTCGGTGTCGGCGGCTGTTCCGGCGCCGACGGCGGCCGCGAGCTCGGCCCGGTCGTCGAGGACGATGGGCAGCGGCAGACCGGCGTCCGGCCCGAACGCCCCCCGCAGGCACCCGGCGAGGTCGGTGATCCGCAGCCGGACGAGCGCCCCGATCTCGGCCGGGTCGTCCGTCACGAGGGCGATGGTGACGGCTTCTCCCGGCCGGGCCGCGCGCACCGCTTCCTCGGCCGCGCCGAGGCGGTCCGTGCCGAGGACCACGATGACACCGTCGTCGAAGCCCATGGTCTGGCCGGTGAGCGCGTCCGTGAGGTCGGCGGGCGGCGTCCAGGCGTCGCGGCACAGGCGCGGTGCGGCGATGTACGGGAGGTGCGGCGGGTCCCAGGCGTCGTCCGCCGCGTGGTCGGCGAGCCGGCGGCAGGCGCGGGCCACGTCGAACGGGTCGCCGAAGCCGGGCGCCGTCTCGGCGAGGTGACCCGCTCCGTGCAGCAGCGTCAGGATCAGCTCCGCCAGGCGCACCCGCCGGCCCGCGCGCGGTGTGCGGCACGACTCCAGGGCGAGCGCGAGCAGCAGGCCGTCCAGCCTGGCGAGGCCGGCCATGGCGGCGCGGCCGGGCTCGTCCTCGAAAACCCCGGTCAGCGACCGCGACCGCACCTTGCCCGCGTCGGGCGTGTCGCCCGCCAGGGGCAGCCGTTCGAGCCACGCGCGGGCGAACGCCTCCGCGCCGTCCGGAAGGTCGAGGCGCTCGCCCGGGACGCTGGACGCCGTCTCGTGCTGGACGGAGTCGAGCAGCACCGCCAGATACAGCGACCGCTTGCTCGGAAAGTTCGAGTACACGGCGCCGCGCGTCAGTTCGGCGCGGGCGGCGATGCGGTCGACCTTGGCGGCGGCGAAGCCGTGCTCGGTGAACTCCTCCACCGCCGCCGCCAGCACGGCGGCGCGCGTCCGGGCCTGCTGCTGCGCCCTGGTCAGCCGGACCATCGGGCCTCCTTTGCGTTCCTCACGGCGATCAGCATACTCTCGGCATCCAGATGATAAGAACATCTGAATGTTCGCCATATCTCAAATGAAGGGACCGCCGTGACCGACCACGGCCTCGAAGCGTCCGGTCTCACCAAGCGCTTCGGTCGCACCACCGCACTCGACGGCGTCGACCTCGCCCTCCCCCGAGGGCGGATACTCGGCCTGCTCGGGCCCAACGGAGCAGGGAAGACGACGCTGATCCGCGTCCTCGCCACCCTGCTCAGGCCGGACGGCGGCAGCGCCCGCGTCGCCGGGCACGACGTGGCGCGGCAGCCGGGAGAGGTGCGCCGGCGCATCGCGCTGTCCGGCCAGCACACGAGCGTCGACGAGGAGCTCGGCGGCCGGGCGAACCTCGTCATGATCGGCCGGCTCCTCGACCTGACGCGCCGCGACGCCGTCCGCCGGGCCGACGAACTGCTGGACCGGTTCGGCCTGGTCGAGGCGTCCGACCAGCGCGTCGCCGCCTACTCCGGCGGCATGCGCCGCCGCCTCGATCTCGCGGCGAGCCTGGTGGGCCGCCCCGAGGTGGTGTTCCTGGACGAGCCCTCGGTCGGCCTCGACCCCGGCAAGCGCGGCGAGCTGTGGCAGATGATCCACGGCCTCAGCGCGGACGGGGTCACGATCCTGCTGACCACCCAGTACCTGGAGGAGGCGGACGCCCTCGCCGACGCGGTCGCCGTCATCGACCACGGGCGGGTCATCGCCGCCGGGACGCCGGAGCAGCTCAAGCAGCGGGTCGGCGGCCACACCGTCAGCCTGCGGGTCGCCGATCCCGGCGACGCGGAGCGCGCCGCCGCCGTCCTCGCCGCCGTCACCGACCGGCCCGCGCTGCGCGCCAACCGGCACGAACTCTCCGTCCCGGTGGCCGGGGACGACGACTTCTTCGAGATCGTCGCCCGGTTGCGCGGGGAGGCCGTCGACGTCAGCGAGCTCTCACTGCGCCTGCCCAGCCTGGACGAGGCCTTCCTCGCCCTGACCGCCCCGCAGGACGCCGACCCCGCCGACCCCGCCGACCCCGCCGAAGCCGTCCGCACCCAGCAAAGGCCCTGATGATGACCACCACCGCCCCCACCGCAGGCCCGCGCGCGGCCTGGTCGCCGCGCTGGCTCCGGCACAGCCTCGTCCTCGCGCGCCGCAGCCTGGCCAAGACGTCCCGCAACCCGGCCACCATCGTCAACGGCGTGGTCACGCCCGCGCTGTTCCTGGTCCTGTTCCTCTACCTCTTCGGCGGCGAGGTGGCCGGATCGACCGGCGCCTACTTGCAGTACCTGTTCCCGGGCATCATCGTCATGGGCGCCGGGCTGACCGGGCTCATCTCGACCGGCGCGAGCATCAACGCCGACCTCAAGAACGGCGTCACCGACCGTTTCCGGAGCCTGCCCATCAGCCGCCTGGCGCCCCTGCTCGGCTCTGTGCTGGCCGACATCGTCCGCTGCCTGGTCGCGGTCGTCCTGTTGTTCGTCCTCGGGACGGTGCTGGGCTTCCGCATCGAGGGCGGTGCGCCGTCCGCGCTCGCCGCCGTCGGTCTCGCCGTCCTGTTCGGGTTCTGCGTCAGCTGGGTGACCGTGCTCATCGGCGTCCTGGTGAAGAGCACGGAGGCGGTCATGGCCTTCAGCTTCTTGACCTTCCTGCCGCTCCAGCTCGGCACCAGCCTCGCCGCCCGCACCGACACCCTCCCCGGATGGCTGCGGGCCTGGGTGGACGTCAACCCGGTGACCGCCGCCATGGACGCCTGTCGCGCCCTGCTCAACGGAACCCCGGCCGACGGCGCCGTCACCACCACGCTGATCTGGTGCGCCGTGATCTTCCTGCTCTTCTGCCCGCCCTCGGTGGCGGTCTACGGACGCCGCGAATGACCGGCGCGGCTTAGGCAGCGGCCGCGGGCCAGGCCAGGGCGGCGTACCGGGCGGCGTCCAGGAGCCGGGCGCGGTCGGCGCCGTCGCGGGCCTGAGCCGCCATGCCGGTCAGCACGGTGTCGACGAACGCCGCGACCGCGTCGGCCTCGCCGGCCGAGGCGAACTCCCCCTCGCCGGCGGCGCGGCGCAGCCGCGCCCGGATTGCCGCGCGGGTCTTCTCGCGCCGCTCGGCGAGCCGCGGCTCGCCCATGACGAGGCAGCCGGGCGGCTGCCCGGGGGCCGTGAAGTGCTCGGCCGACGACCGCAGCAGCCGCTCGACCGCCTCCCGCGCGGTCGGCGCCGCCAGGTCGCGCTCCAGGTCCTCGTCGAGGTGCGCGGTGTAGAGCGCGCACGCCTCCTCGAACAGGGCGTTCTTGTCGCCGAAGGCCGCGTACAGGCTCGGCGCGGCGATCCCCGCCTCCGCGCACACCTGCGCGACGCTCACCCCGTCGTACCCGCGCTCCCAGAACGCGCGCATCGCCATCCGGAGCACCGCGTCCCGGTCGAACGTCCTGCGTCTGCCCGCCATACCCAAAGTGTAACGCACGCTAAAGAAAGTGCTACGGTGCATCTGTAACGCCCGTTAAACAATGCGGGGCGGCGGCGCGCCGTCCGGCCGAACGGAGAACCGTGATGAGCTACAACGGCTACACGTCCCTGGTCGTCCGCACCGAGGACCGGATCGCCTGGGTGACGATCGACAACCCGCCGGTCAACACCCTCGACGCCGTGCTGGCCGGCGACCTCAAGGCGTTCGCCGAGCGGGCGGCCGCCGACGAGGACCTCGCGGTGATCGTGTTCCAGTCGGCCAACGCGGAGTTCTTCTCCGCCCACGCCGACTTCGAGTGGTCCTTCGACCCGAGCACCCTGATGGCGCTGGCCGACCCCGACGGCGACCCGTCCCTCAACCCCCTGCAGCAGCTCAACGAGCGGCTCCGCGCGCTGCCGCAGGTGACGATCGCGAAGCTGCGCGGCCACGCGCGCGCCGGCGGCGCCGAGCTGGCGATGGCCGCCGACATGCGGTTCGCCGCCGCCGGCCGGACCTGGCTGTCCCAGCCGGAGTCGCTGATGGGCATCTTCCCCGGCGGGGGCGGCACCCAGTACCTCAACCGGCTGGTCGGGCGCGCCCGCGCCCTGGAGATCGTGCTCGGCGCGGAGCCGTTCGGCACCGACCTCGCCGAGCGCTACGGCTGGATCAACCGCGCGGTGCCGGACGAGCACCTGGACGCCTTCGTCGACGCCCTCGCCCGGCGCGTCGCGGCCCTGCCCGCCGGGGTCGCCGCAGCGGCGAAGGAGGCGCTGGACGCGGCCGAGGCGAGCGGCCCCGTCCCGAACCTCGCGGAGGAGGCGGCGGCGCACGCGAAGGTCTACCCCGCCCCGGACGACGTCGTCGACCGGCTCCGCGTGGTGATGGACCACGGCGGGCAGACACGGGACGGCGAACTGCGGCTGGAGCGCCTGCTCGAAGGCGTCCCCTGGGCCCACCGGTCCTGACCGCCCGTCCCAAAGCGGGCGAGACCTGCCGGGAGCCAGGCTTCAGCGGGGCAGGGGCGACGGGTCGGTGGTGGGGATGTAGGCGGGCAGCGACACCTCGACCGCGAACCCGCCGCCCGGCTCCCCGCCCGACGCGAAGGCGCCGCCGATCAGCTCGACGCGCTGCCGCAGGCCCTCCAGCCCGGAGCCGGAGCCGCTGTTCACCAGGTCGGCGTCGGGCGGGGCCGTGGGCGGGCCGTTGCGGACCAACAGCCGCACGCCGTCGGGCCGGTACCGGACCTCGACCCGCGCCTGCGCGCCCGGCGCGTGCTTGCGCACGTTGGTCAGCGCCTCCTGGACGATCCGGTAGGCGGTGCGGCCGACGACCGGGGAGGCGAGCGGCGCGTCGCCGACCTCGACCAGC
It encodes:
- a CDS encoding enoyl-CoA hydratase/isomerase family protein, which encodes MSYNGYTSLVVRTEDRIAWVTIDNPPVNTLDAVLAGDLKAFAERAAADEDLAVIVFQSANAEFFSAHADFEWSFDPSTLMALADPDGDPSLNPLQQLNERLRALPQVTIAKLRGHARAGGAELAMAADMRFAAAGRTWLSQPESLMGIFPGGGGTQYLNRLVGRARALEIVLGAEPFGTDLAERYGWINRAVPDEHLDAFVDALARRVAALPAGVAAAAKEALDAAEASGPVPNLAEEAAAHAKVYPAPDDVVDRLRVVMDHGGQTRDGELRLERLLEGVPWAHRS
- a CDS encoding transcriptional regulator gives rise to the protein MTSSDESAVLHVLRCIGYAELPRVADAAGLPDLDAESYLIDLATAGLVTRTSGAWGLTESGRAEDARRITRELGTAGARDALTAAYEKFMVLNPELLDLCSAWQLRTVDGMATPNDHSDPSYDARVLERFADLDRRAEAVIADLAAALPRFGRYRGRLTAALDRVRAGALEHLTDSMTSYHTVWFQLHEDLLATLGIPRAWTAAR
- a CDS encoding ATP-binding cassette domain-containing protein yields the protein MTDHGLEASGLTKRFGRTTALDGVDLALPRGRILGLLGPNGAGKTTLIRVLATLLRPDGGSARVAGHDVARQPGEVRRRIALSGQHTSVDEELGGRANLVMIGRLLDLTRRDAVRRADELLDRFGLVEASDQRVAAYSGGMRRRLDLAASLVGRPEVVFLDEPSVGLDPGKRGELWQMIHGLSADGVTILLTTQYLEEADALADAVAVIDHGRVIAAGTPEQLKQRVGGHTVSLRVADPGDAERAAAVLAAVTDRPALRANRHELSVPVAGDDDFFEIVARLRGEAVDVSELSLRLPSLDEAFLALTAPQDADPADPADPAEAVRTQQRP
- a CDS encoding TetR/AcrR family transcriptional regulator, which translates into the protein MAGRRRTFDRDAVLRMAMRAFWERGYDGVSVAQVCAEAGIAAPSLYAAFGDKNALFEEACALYTAHLDEDLERDLAAPTAREAVERLLRSSAEHFTAPGQPPGCLVMGEPRLAERREKTRAAIRARLRRAAGEGEFASAGEADAVAAFVDTVLTGMAAQARDGADRARLLDAARYAALAWPAAAA
- a CDS encoding ABC transporter permease produces the protein MMTTTAPTAGPRAAWSPRWLRHSLVLARRSLAKTSRNPATIVNGVVTPALFLVLFLYLFGGEVAGSTGAYLQYLFPGIIVMGAGLTGLISTGASINADLKNGVTDRFRSLPISRLAPLLGSVLADIVRCLVAVVLLFVLGTVLGFRIEGGAPSALAAVGLAVLFGFCVSWVTVLIGVLVKSTEAVMAFSFLTFLPLQLGTSLAARTDTLPGWLRAWVDVNPVTAAMDACRALLNGTPADGAVTTTLIWCAVIFLLFCPPSVAVYGRRE
- a CDS encoding TetR/AcrR family transcriptional regulator, giving the protein MVRLTRAQQQARTRAAVLAAAVEEFTEHGFAAAKVDRIAARAELTRGAVYSNFPSKRSLYLAVLLDSVQHETASSVPGERLDLPDGAEAFARAWLERLPLAGDTPDAGKVRSRSLTGVFEDEPGRAAMAGLARLDGLLLALALESCRTPRAGRRVRLAELILTLLHGAGHLAETAPGFGDPFDVARACRRLADHAADDAWDPPHLPYIAAPRLCRDAWTPPADLTDALTGQTMGFDDGVIVVLGTDRLGAAEEAVRAARPGEAVTIALVTDDPAEIGALVRLRITDLAGCLRGAFGPDAGLPLPIVLDDRAELAAAVGAGTAADTETAVRVQDGTIIARAAGRGAAHAAATAPSLAERHTGTEEA